In the Chlorobium limicola DSM 245 genome, one interval contains:
- a CDS encoding DUF4160 domain-containing protein — MIEQIESHTNMPEISRFFGIIIRMFYDEHNPPHFHAEFQGKSSVFDFQGNILKGSLGSRTAVKLVREWIDLHTDDLLADWELASSNKEIKPIEPLN; from the coding sequence TTGATTGAACAAATCGAAAGCCACACCAACATGCCTGAAATTTCAAGATTTTTCGGAATCATTATCCGAATGTTTTATGACGAACATAATCCACCTCACTTTCATGCCGAATTTCAGGGAAAGAGTTCGGTTTTTGATTTTCAGGGGAACATTCTAAAAGGCTCGCTCGGTTCAAGAACTGCTGTAAAACTTGTGAGAGAATGGATTGACCTTCACACCGATGATCTTTTGGCGGATTGGGAACTCGCCAGTTCCAACAAAGAAATCAAGCCTATTGAACCGTTAAATTGA
- a CDS encoding transposase: MPRGARLDAPGTLHHVMVRGTEGMAIVQDDEDREGFVGRLGMVVAATGTSMYAWALMSNHAHMLLRSGPSGLSTFMRKFLTGYASFYNRRHKRHGHLFQNRYKSIVCEEEPYFLRLVSYIHLNPLRAGLVRSMEELDGYRWSGHAVVLNRIRHDWQNREAVLGYFGKRESSAMQAYREFVATESGLGRQPELTGGGLIRSIGGWSEVKSLRKRSEKQFSDERILGSGEFVKEILKEAEDGVKERLPAVSLECEAQERLQRLCEEKGVAVKVMHAGSRTRQCSAIRRQLAEEFVEELGMSYAGAARILGISASGVNQILMRDRKKLQ; encoded by the coding sequence ATGCCGAGAGGAGCGAGACTCGATGCGCCGGGAACGCTGCACCATGTGATGGTACGCGGAACCGAAGGGATGGCAATCGTTCAGGATGACGAAGACCGCGAAGGGTTTGTCGGTCGTCTGGGGATGGTTGTAGCTGCAACCGGCACCAGCATGTATGCCTGGGCATTGATGAGCAACCACGCCCATATGCTTCTCCGCAGCGGCCCCTCGGGTCTGTCAACCTTCATGCGCAAGTTCCTGACCGGTTATGCCTCGTTCTACAACCGAAGGCACAAGCGCCACGGGCATCTCTTCCAGAACCGGTACAAATCGATTGTCTGCGAGGAAGAACCCTATTTTCTGCGTCTGGTCAGCTATATCCACCTCAACCCGTTGCGCGCCGGACTGGTGAGGAGTATGGAAGAACTCGACGGGTATCGCTGGAGCGGCCATGCGGTGGTGCTGAACCGTATCCGTCACGATTGGCAGAACAGGGAAGCCGTGCTTGGGTACTTCGGCAAGCGAGAATCCTCAGCCATGCAAGCATACCGTGAGTTCGTCGCCACAGAAAGCGGTCTGGGCCGGCAGCCGGAACTGACGGGAGGGGGATTGATCCGTTCGATAGGGGGGTGGTCGGAAGTGAAATCGCTCAGAAAGCGAAGCGAAAAACAGTTCAGTGACGAGCGGATACTGGGGAGCGGGGAGTTCGTGAAGGAAATTCTGAAAGAGGCCGAAGACGGCGTCAAAGAGCGTCTGCCGGCTGTATCGCTGGAGTGTGAAGCTCAGGAACGGCTGCAACGGCTCTGCGAGGAAAAGGGCGTAGCGGTAAAGGTCATGCATGCCGGCAGCCGGACTCGCCAGTGTTCGGCCATCCGCAGGCAGCTTGCAGAAGAGTTTGTTGAGGAGTTGGGCATGTCGTATGCCGGAGCAGCCCGAATCCTTGGCATCTCGGCATCGGGCGTCAATCAGATTTTGATGCGTGATCGCAAAAAGTTGCAGTAA
- a CDS encoding ATP-binding protein, whose protein sequence is MIHRTLTRNLQDALEVYPAVALLGPRQSGKTTLALEVGKSFDALYLDLESEQDRARLANPELYLSDHLERLVILDEVHRTPGLFPVLRGLIDRSRRAGRRSGLYLLLGSASLDLLKQTGESLAGRISYIELTPFTILEAGTGNVDKLWTRGGFPDSMLASTEPISFRWRQDFIRTYLERDIPQFGPRIAAETLRRFWTMLAWHQGGMVNMSQFSRSLGIDVKTVSNYMDLLVDLLLVRRLPPWHENPGKRLVRTPKVFIRDSGLTHALLGIADKDMLLSHPVVGQSWECFVIENILDSAPADVQGYFYRTGGGAEIDLLLVWPDGKRWAVEVKRSLTPKLERGFHSAHADLGPERSFVVYPGTERYRISETVEAISLADLALELQLANKR, encoded by the coding sequence ATGATTCATCGAACTTTGACTCGGAACCTTCAGGATGCATTGGAGGTCTATCCTGCGGTCGCGTTGCTCGGTCCCCGTCAATCAGGCAAAACGACGCTCGCCCTTGAAGTCGGCAAATCGTTCGATGCCCTGTATCTCGACCTTGAATCCGAACAGGACAGAGCAAGGCTTGCCAATCCGGAACTCTATCTGTCTGATCATCTTGAACGCCTCGTAATTCTTGACGAGGTCCATCGGACTCCCGGCCTGTTTCCCGTTTTGCGTGGCCTTATAGACAGGAGCCGAAGGGCGGGCAGACGCTCAGGGCTTTATCTGCTTCTTGGCTCGGCATCCCTTGATCTCTTGAAGCAAACCGGTGAGTCGTTGGCCGGAAGGATATCGTACATCGAGTTGACACCGTTCACCATCCTTGAAGCCGGGACGGGTAACGTCGATAAACTCTGGACGAGAGGGGGGTTTCCCGACAGTATGCTGGCGTCCACTGAGCCGATTAGTTTCCGCTGGCGGCAGGATTTCATCAGAACCTATCTCGAACGGGATATTCCCCAGTTCGGACCGCGCATCGCTGCGGAAACGCTTCGCAGGTTCTGGACGATGCTTGCGTGGCATCAGGGCGGCATGGTCAACATGTCCCAGTTTTCCAGAAGTCTCGGCATTGATGTGAAGACGGTCAGCAACTATATGGACCTGCTTGTCGATCTTCTGCTGGTCCGGCGTCTGCCACCCTGGCACGAAAATCCCGGCAAGCGGCTGGTGAGAACCCCGAAAGTGTTTATCAGGGACAGTGGCCTGACGCATGCCCTGCTGGGTATAGCGGACAAGGATATGTTGCTTTCCCATCCTGTCGTTGGACAGAGCTGGGAGTGTTTTGTCATTGAAAACATACTCGATTCGGCGCCTGCTGATGTTCAGGGCTATTTCTACCGGACGGGAGGGGGGGCGGAGATAGACCTGTTGCTGGTTTGGCCGGACGGGAAACGTTGGGCTGTTGAAGTCAAAAGAAGCCTTACCCCAAAACTTGAAAGGGGATTTCATTCCGCACATGCAGATCTTGGCCCGGAGCGCTCGTTTGTCGTCTATCCGGGAACCGAACGGTATCGCATCTCTGAAACTGTAGAAGCGATCTCACTTGCTGACCTTGCGCTTGAATTGCAGCTGGCAAACAAGCGATAA
- the cas1 gene encoding CRISPR-associated endonuclease Cas1, whose product MTCNLDIMADLLLKAETSTDIDVLRGLEGKASALYFECYGMFFGKNLPFHTASFLRVRRPPTDPVNSLLSFGYSLLHTNVFSMVQMSGLNPYIGFLHAERKGNPALVNDLVEEFRTVIDSLVLYTINRGLLHENDFYYRKDQPGCFLSNDARKRFLQIFETRMWQESRDGYTGKTLNFRRHIEKQVRIMRDVISGTRTQYDPYKLVW is encoded by the coding sequence ATGACCTGCAACCTCGACATCATGGCCGATCTTCTCCTCAAGGCCGAAACCTCCACAGACATCGACGTACTGCGAGGTCTCGAAGGCAAGGCTTCGGCTCTCTACTTCGAGTGTTACGGCATGTTTTTCGGCAAAAACCTGCCGTTCCATACAGCTTCGTTTCTGCGGGTTCGACGTCCGCCAACCGATCCGGTCAACAGCCTGCTCAGTTTCGGCTACTCGCTCCTGCATACCAACGTATTCTCAATGGTGCAAATGAGCGGCCTCAACCCCTATATCGGCTTTCTCCATGCAGAACGAAAAGGCAATCCCGCCCTGGTCAACGATCTCGTCGAAGAGTTCCGCACCGTAATCGACTCACTGGTACTCTATACCATCAACAGGGGTCTTCTGCATGAAAACGACTTTTACTATCGCAAAGATCAGCCGGGCTGCTTTCTCTCGAACGACGCCCGAAAACGTTTTTTACAGATTTTCGAAACAAGAATGTGGCAGGAATCCCGGGACGGCTACACCGGCAAAACGCTCAACTTTCGGCGGCATATCGAAAAGCAGGTGAGAATCATGCGGGATGTCATATCCGGAACCCGAACGCAGTATGACCCGTACAAGCTGGTATGGTGA
- the cas2 gene encoding CRISPR-associated endonuclease Cas2, giving the protein MQFILVTYDIENDRRRTKIHKVLEGYGISVQYSVFECFLSDNDYAGLRQRLQNLLDPNHPLDSIRYYRLCRNCVEIVDVDGNRPFEIDSPFVIS; this is encoded by the coding sequence ATGCAATTCATACTTGTAACGTACGATATCGAAAACGACCGGAGGAGAACGAAAATCCACAAGGTTCTTGAAGGATATGGTATATCCGTGCAGTACAGCGTGTTTGAATGTTTTCTGTCGGATAACGATTATGCCGGTCTTCGTCAACGGTTGCAGAACCTGCTGGATCCCAACCATCCGCTCGACAGTATCCGTTATTATCGTCTCTGCCGGAATTGTGTTGAAATTGTTGATGTTGACGGCAATCGTCCGTTCGAAATAGACAGTCCATTCGTCATTTCCTGA
- the cas1 gene encoding CRISPR-associated endonuclease Cas1 produces the protein MGWLYNQMAMPETIFQAWYKVASNDGRPGWDNKSIEDYSLQLEENLKALSQALLTGTYKQGPLMKLVLLKPDGKDRVLLIPGVMDRVAQTAAAIVLSPIIEAELGNCTFAYRPGISREGAAREIDRLHREGYQWVLDADIRSFFDNVRHDLLFQRLVELIDDKEMISLLHRWLTAEIVDGINPRIQNTMGLPQGCPISPALANLYLDRFDETMEKEGFKLVRFADDYLVLCKTRPKAEAALKLSETALAELKLELHSDKTRITTFAEGFKYLGYLFIRALVIPTKMHPEEWYDKLGKFKLRKKSEHALPSDPDAMTGETAKFELETDQGEKIELTKNELLQTEFGCKLLESLDKKQLSVDEFLEKVARQDEERQKEKRDALKKLYSPFLNTLYLQEQGSLMRKDGERFSIEKDGAVINEVIVRRIEQVVVFGNIALTTPVMQYCMQNEIPVTFLSQHGKYFGRLESTMADNAEMQRYHFLRSIDEPFALETARSIVSAKIGNSRTMIRRRKSVMQDCDGTLQSKMTCNLDIMADLLLKAETSTDIDVLRGLEGKASALYFECYGMFFSKNLPFHTASFLRVRRPPTDPVNSLLSFGYSLLHTNVFSMVQMSGLNPYIGFLHAERKGNPALVNDLVEEFRTVIDSLVLYTINRGLLHENDFYYRKDQPGCFLSNDARKRFLQIFETRMWQESRDGYTGKTLNFRRHIEKQVRIMRDVISGTRTQYDPYKLVW, from the coding sequence ATGGGATGGCTCTACAACCAGATGGCAATGCCCGAAACTATTTTTCAGGCATGGTACAAGGTGGCTTCGAACGACGGCCGTCCCGGATGGGATAACAAATCCATCGAGGACTACTCCCTGCAGCTTGAAGAGAACCTTAAAGCCCTATCGCAAGCTCTTCTGACAGGCACCTACAAACAGGGTCCGTTGATGAAACTCGTGTTGCTGAAACCTGATGGAAAGGATCGGGTTCTTTTGATACCAGGCGTAATGGACAGGGTTGCCCAGACTGCGGCGGCAATCGTGCTGAGCCCGATCATCGAAGCCGAACTGGGTAACTGTACCTTTGCCTACCGTCCCGGCATATCGCGCGAAGGAGCTGCACGGGAGATTGACCGGTTGCACCGTGAAGGGTATCAGTGGGTGCTCGATGCAGATATCCGCAGCTTTTTCGACAACGTCCGCCATGACCTGCTCTTCCAGAGGCTGGTTGAGCTTATCGACGACAAGGAAATGATTTCGCTGCTGCACCGGTGGCTTACCGCTGAAATCGTTGACGGCATCAATCCCCGCATACAAAATACCATGGGCCTGCCACAGGGATGCCCGATCTCACCGGCTCTGGCCAATCTCTATCTCGACCGCTTCGATGAAACAATGGAAAAAGAAGGGTTCAAACTGGTTCGCTTCGCCGACGATTATCTCGTGCTCTGCAAAACCCGTCCCAAAGCCGAAGCCGCGCTGAAGCTTTCGGAAACCGCGCTTGCCGAACTGAAACTTGAACTGCACAGCGATAAAACCCGTATTACCACCTTTGCCGAAGGGTTCAAGTATCTCGGTTACCTCTTTATTCGCGCACTGGTTATTCCCACCAAAATGCACCCCGAAGAGTGGTACGACAAGCTCGGCAAGTTCAAGCTTCGCAAAAAGAGCGAACATGCCCTGCCCTCCGACCCCGACGCAATGACCGGCGAAACAGCAAAGTTCGAGCTCGAAACCGATCAGGGCGAAAAAATAGAACTCACCAAAAACGAGCTTCTGCAAACCGAGTTCGGGTGCAAGCTGCTTGAAAGTCTCGATAAAAAACAGTTGAGCGTTGACGAGTTTCTCGAAAAAGTTGCCCGGCAGGACGAAGAACGGCAGAAAGAGAAGCGCGATGCGCTGAAAAAACTCTATTCACCTTTTCTGAACACCCTCTACCTGCAGGAGCAGGGGAGTCTCATGCGCAAGGACGGAGAGCGGTTCAGCATTGAAAAGGATGGAGCGGTCATCAACGAAGTGATCGTCCGCCGCATCGAACAGGTTGTGGTGTTCGGTAATATCGCCCTCACCACTCCGGTCATGCAGTACTGCATGCAAAACGAAATTCCGGTTACCTTTCTTTCGCAGCATGGCAAATACTTCGGCAGGCTTGAATCGACCATGGCCGACAATGCCGAAATGCAGCGCTATCATTTTCTTCGTTCCATCGACGAACCCTTTGCGCTTGAAACCGCCCGCTCCATCGTTTCGGCAAAAATCGGCAACAGCAGGACCATGATTCGCCGCCGAAAATCCGTCATGCAGGATTGCGACGGCACGCTGCAGAGTAAAATGACCTGCAACCTCGACATCATGGCCGATCTTCTCCTCAAGGCCGAAACCTCCACAGACATCGACGTACTGCGAGGTCTCGAAGGCAAGGCTTCGGCTCTCTACTTCGAGTGTTACGGCATGTTCTTCAGCAAAAACCTGCCGTTCCATACCGCTTCGTTTCTGCGGGTTCGACGTCCGCCAACCGATCCTGTCAACAGCCTGCTCAGTTTCGGTTACTCGCTTTTGCATACCAACGTATTCTCAATGGTGCAAATGAGCGGGCTCAACCCCTATATCGGCTTTCTCCATGCAGAACGAAAAGGCAATCCCGCCCTGGTCAACGATCTCGTCGAAGAGTTCCGCACCGTAATCGATTCTCTGGTGCTCTATACCATCAACAGGGGTCTTCTGCATGAGAACGACTTCTACTATCGCAAAGATCAGCCGGGCTGCTTTCTCTCGAACGACGCCCGAAAACGTTTTTTACAGATTTTCGAAACAAGAATGTGGCAGGAATCCCGGGACGGCTACACCGGCAAAACGCTCAACTTTCGGCGGCACATAGAAAAGCAGGTGAGAATCATGCGGGATGTCATATCCGGAACCCGAACGCAGTACGATCCGTACAAGCTGGTATGGTGA